In uncultured Bacteroides sp., one genomic interval encodes:
- the araA gene encoding L-arabinose isomerase, with the protein MMAFQDFEVWFVTGAQLLYGGDAVIAVNAHSNEIVKGLNESGNLPVKVVYKGTVNSAAEVTATMRAANNESKCIGIITWMHTFSPAKMWIHGLQELKKPLLHFHTQFNKEIPWDTMDMDFMNLNQSAHGDREFGHIVSRMRKNRKVVVGHWQDEKAQGKIAVWMRVSAAWADAQDMLIIRFGDNMNNVAVTDGDKVEAELRLGYHVDYYPIGDLVAVQDTVTDAEIAELVKVYESEYELAANVKEGGKDRTQVIEAAREELALRKFLTAKGAKGFTTNFDALHGMNQLPGLASQRLMAEGYGFGAEGDWKTAALYRTMWFMGQGLEGGASFLEDYTLNFDGDNSSILQAHMLEVCPLIAENKPKLEVHPLGIGGKADPARLVFTTHEGTGVAATIVDMGNRFRMIVNQVDVIKSKELPKLPVASALWIPQPNFEVGAGAWILAGGTHHTSFSFALTQEYLEDYAEMAGIEMIVIDKDTTISNFKKELRTNDVYYMLNKALM; encoded by the coding sequence ATTATGGCATTTCAAGATTTTGAAGTTTGGTTTGTAACAGGAGCACAGCTCCTTTACGGAGGCGATGCAGTAATCGCAGTTAACGCACACTCTAACGAGATTGTAAAAGGACTTAATGAATCAGGAAATCTTCCTGTTAAAGTTGTATATAAAGGAACTGTAAACTCAGCAGCTGAAGTAACAGCTACAATGAGAGCAGCAAACAATGAAAGCAAATGTATCGGTATCATTACCTGGATGCACACTTTCTCTCCTGCTAAAATGTGGATTCACGGATTGCAAGAGTTGAAAAAACCTCTTCTTCACTTCCACACACAATTCAACAAAGAAATTCCATGGGATACAATGGACATGGATTTCATGAACTTGAATCAATCAGCTCACGGAGACCGCGAATTTGGTCACATTGTTTCTCGTATGCGCAAAAACCGCAAGGTTGTTGTTGGTCACTGGCAAGATGAAAAAGCTCAGGGTAAAATCGCTGTGTGGATGCGTGTTTCTGCAGCTTGGGCTGATGCACAAGATATGCTTATCATCCGTTTCGGAGACAACATGAACAATGTTGCTGTAACAGATGGTGATAAAGTAGAAGCAGAACTTCGTTTAGGTTACCATGTTGATTACTATCCAATCGGCGACTTAGTAGCAGTTCAGGATACTGTAACTGATGCTGAAATTGCAGAGTTGGTTAAAGTATACGAAAGCGAATATGAATTGGCTGCCAATGTAAAAGAAGGCGGAAAAGACCGCACCCAGGTTATTGAAGCTGCTCGTGAAGAACTTGCTCTTCGCAAATTCTTAACAGCAAAAGGCGCAAAAGGATTCACTACAAACTTCGATGCATTGCACGGAATGAATCAACTTCCAGGTCTTGCTTCTCAACGTTTGATGGCTGAAGGTTATGGTTTCGGAGCAGAAGGTGACTGGAAAACAGCAGCATTGTACCGCACAATGTGGTTCATGGGACAAGGTCTTGAAGGTGGTGCTTCATTCCTTGAAGATTACACGTTGAACTTCGACGGAGATAACAGCTCAATTCTTCAGGCACACATGTTAGAAGTTTGTCCGCTTATCGCAGAAAACAAACCAAAACTAGAAGTTCATCCATTAGGTATCGGTGGCAAAGCAGATCCTGCTCGTTTGGTATTCACTACTCACGAAGGAACCGGAGTTGCTGCAACAATCGTAGATATGGGTAACCGTTTCCGTATGATTGTAAACCAGGTAGATGTTATCAAATCAAAAGAACTTCCTAAATTGCCGGTTGCTTCTGCACTTTGGATTCCACAACCAAACTTCGAAGTAGGTGCAGGTGCATGGATTCTTGCAGGTGGAACACACCACACAAGCTTCTCTTTCGCTCTTACTCAGGAATATCTGGAAGACTATGCTGAAATGGCAGGTATCGAAATGATCGTTATCGACAAAGATACTACTATCAGCAACTTCAAGAAAGAGCTACGCACAAATGATGTTTATTATATGCTTAACAAAGCTTTGATGTAA
- a CDS encoding ribulokinase: MAKKYVIGLDYGSDSARAIIVDALTGEELATAVKYYPRWTEGKYCNPAINQYRQHPLDYIEVLEATIKESLAKCPAGTAEQVVGIAFDTTGSTPVFTDAAGTPLSLLPEFAENPNAMFVLWKDHTAVKEAAEINKLCKEWKIDYSAYEGGIYSSEWFWAKALHVLREDETVRKNAYSIVEHCEWLPAILTGANKAEDIVRSRCAEGHKAMWHEKWGGLPAEDFLVALDPLLAGYRDRLFTKTETADKVVGHLTEEWAKRLGLTTNVVVAGGAFDCHMGAVGSGVTPRTLVRIIGTSTCDIMVSSYEEMGDKLIKGICGQVDGSVIPGYVGLEAGQSAFGDVYAWFKRVLEFPIKQIIGNSTLIDEATKAKLVDEACSQIIPALTKEAELIPISESTVIATDWMNGRRTPDANQMLKGTITGLTLGSSAPRIFRALVEATAFGSKAIVDRFRSEGVQIDAVIGIGGISLKSPFVMQTLSDVLNMPIKVCKTEQACALGAAMFAATAAGIYGKVEEAQQAMGPGFASEYTPNAENAKAYQAIYEQYVKVGQFTEKELFC; the protein is encoded by the coding sequence ATGGCAAAAAAATATGTTATCGGATTAGATTACGGTAGTGATTCTGCCCGTGCAATCATTGTAGATGCATTGACAGGAGAAGAATTGGCTACAGCCGTAAAATACTATCCTCGCTGGACAGAAGGAAAATATTGCAACCCTGCAATCAACCAATATCGCCAACATCCGCTTGATTATATTGAAGTACTGGAAGCTACTATCAAAGAATCACTGGCAAAATGCCCTGCAGGAACTGCAGAACAAGTTGTTGGTATTGCTTTTGACACAACCGGAAGTACTCCTGTGTTTACAGATGCAGCAGGTACTCCCCTATCTTTACTTCCTGAATTTGCAGAAAATCCAAATGCAATGTTTGTACTTTGGAAAGACCATACAGCAGTAAAAGAAGCAGCCGAAATCAATAAGCTTTGCAAAGAGTGGAAGATTGACTATTCAGCTTACGAAGGTGGTATCTATTCTTCAGAATGGTTCTGGGCAAAAGCTCTTCACGTACTTCGTGAAGACGAAACTGTACGCAAGAACGCTTACTCTATCGTTGAGCACTGCGAATGGTTACCTGCTATTCTTACAGGAGCCAATAAAGCAGAAGACATCGTAAGAAGTCGCTGTGCTGAAGGACACAAAGCTATGTGGCACGAAAAATGGGGCGGACTTCCAGCTGAAGACTTCCTTGTAGCTCTTGATCCACTTTTGGCTGGCTACCGTGATCGTCTGTTCACAAAGACAGAAACTGCTGACAAGGTAGTTGGTCACCTTACAGAAGAATGGGCTAAGCGTCTTGGTTTAACAACAAACGTTGTTGTAGCCGGCGGAGCATTCGACTGCCACATGGGTGCAGTAGGATCAGGTGTAACACCTCGCACACTGGTACGCATTATCGGTACTTCAACTTGCGACATCATGGTTTCTTCTTACGAAGAGATGGGCGACAAGCTGATCAAAGGTATCTGCGGACAGGTTGACGGATCAGTAATCCCAGGATACGTAGGACTTGAAGCCGGACAATCTGCTTTCGGTGATGTATATGCATGGTTCAAGAGAGTTCTGGAATTCCCTATCAAACAAATCATAGGAAACAGCACACTTATTGACGAAGCTACAAAAGCTAAATTGGTAGATGAAGCATGCAGCCAGATTATCCCTGCATTAACAAAAGAAGCCGAGCTAATTCCAATCAGCGAAAGCACAGTAATTGCTACCGACTGGATGAATGGCCGCCGTACTCCTGATGCTAACCAGATGTTGAAAGGAACAATTACCGGACTTACTCTCGGTAGTTCAGCTCCACGCATCTTCCGTGCATTGGTAGAAGCTACAGCATTCGGTTCAAAAGCAATTGTTGACCGTTTCCGTAGCGAAGGCGTACAAATCGATGCAGTAATTGGTATCGGAGGTATTTCTTTGAAATCACCATTCGTAATGCAAACTTTGTCTGATGTACTAAATATGCCTATTAAAGTCTGCAAAACAGAACAAGCTTGTGCTTTAGGCGCTGCTATGTTTGCTGCAACAGCTGCAGGCATCTATGGTAAGGTAGAAGAAGCACAACAGGCTATGGGACCAGGATTTGCTTCGGAATATACTCCAAATGCAGAAAATGCAAAAGCATATCAGGCTATTTATGAACAATATGTAAAAGTTGGACAATTCACTGAAAAAGAATTGTTCTGCTAA